In Candidatus Margulisiibacteriota bacterium, the following proteins share a genomic window:
- a CDS encoding NAD(P)/FAD-dependent oxidoreductase: protein MERVAVSIIGAGVVGLAIAEVLSAGRDGDLIVFEKHDSFGQETSSRNSEVIHAGIYYPPNTLKSQLCLQGNPLLYALCKEKNIKYSNCGKVIISTNEEEKKEIAKIYQNCRAIGVPGISLLTEIEVKKLEPNVFALTGIMSATTGIIDSHGLMKHYYQQAQANGALFAFNHEVTAISKQPGGYVIETSNGEKILAERVINAAGLGADQIARLAGFDVKKLQYTLYPCKGDYFAIPGAKGKLNHLVYPVPHKKGYGLGVHATLDLTGQIRLGPDAHYGENLTYEVDPAKRTEFYQAAKTYLPWLKEEMLSPDTSGIRPKLQGPDDGFRDFVIKEESANGYSGFINLIGIESPGLTASLAIAKMVKRLVLTSSD from the coding sequence TTGGAAAGGGTCGCCGTTTCAATCATTGGCGCCGGCGTTGTTGGTCTGGCCATTGCCGAGGTTTTAAGCGCCGGACGCGATGGTGATCTGATTGTTTTTGAAAAACACGACAGTTTCGGCCAGGAGACGAGCAGCCGGAACAGCGAAGTTATTCACGCCGGCATTTATTATCCGCCCAACACCTTAAAAAGCCAACTCTGCCTTCAAGGCAATCCCTTGCTCTATGCTCTCTGCAAAGAAAAAAATATTAAATACAGTAATTGCGGCAAAGTAATCATTTCCACCAATGAAGAAGAAAAAAAAGAGATCGCCAAGATCTATCAGAACTGTCGGGCGATCGGCGTGCCGGGGATCAGCCTGCTGACTGAAATAGAAGTGAAAAAGCTGGAGCCGAATGTTTTTGCCCTGACCGGCATTATGTCGGCGACGACCGGGATCATCGATTCCCACGGTTTGATGAAACATTATTATCAGCAAGCGCAGGCTAATGGGGCGCTTTTTGCTTTTAATCACGAAGTCACCGCCATCAGCAAACAGCCGGGCGGCTATGTTATTGAAACTTCGAATGGCGAAAAGATCCTGGCTGAACGGGTTATTAACGCGGCCGGGCTTGGCGCGGACCAGATCGCCAGATTGGCTGGTTTCGATGTTAAGAAACTGCAATATACGCTTTATCCCTGTAAAGGGGATTACTTCGCCATTCCCGGAGCCAAAGGGAAACTAAATCACCTGGTTTACCCGGTACCGCATAAGAAAGGGTATGGGCTTGGGGTCCATGCCACCCTTGACCTGACCGGCCAGATCAGACTGGGGCCCGATGCTCATTACGGAGAGAATTTGACCTATGAGGTCGACCCGGCTAAGCGGACCGAATTTTATCAGGCGGCCAAGACTTATTTACCCTGGCTGAAGGAAGAGATGCTTAGCCCTGATACTTCCGGGATCCGTCCGAAATTGCAGGGTCCGGACGACGGTTTCCGCGACTTTGTTATAAAAGAAGAATCGGCTAACGGCTACTCCGGTTTTATCAATCTGATTGGGATCGAATCTCCAGGCTTGACTGCCTCTCTGGCAATTGCCAAAATGGTCAAAAGACTAGTATTGACTAGTTCTGACTAG